Proteins encoded within one genomic window of Litorilinea aerophila:
- a CDS encoding SDR family oxidoreductase: MKEETMEAGPHGSDGKNRVLVTGATGYIGSRLIPRLLEAGYTVRAMGREMGRLQGRPWSRQVELVEGDVLKPETLPTALAGVHTAYYLIHSLAGGDDFHQRDLEAARHFGETARRAGVQRLIYLGGLGDPRADLSRHLRSRQETGDALRASGLPVTEFRAAIIVGSGSISFEMIRNLTERLPVMIAPRWVYTRIQPIAVRDVLAYLVAALTTPASTGQMVEIGGADVLTYADMMRQYAEERGLRRLIIPVPVLTPRLSAYWVHWMTPISAAVARPLIEGLRNEVVVRDDRARRLFPQIQPMTYREAIRRALARLQAGDIESRWSDALASSRATPPPVLLTMQEGMIVERRQLDVDLPPALLFRRITGLGGERGWAYWNWAWRLRGALDRLVGGVGLRRGRRDPQAVRVGDTVDFWRVEVLEPDRRLRLRAEMRLPGQAWLQFDLEPLGPGRTRLVQTAFFAPKGLPGLLYWYGLYPAHAFIFSGLIQSLAQPATPAEEVSRQG, encoded by the coding sequence ATGAAAGAGGAAACCATGGAGGCAGGGCCCCACGGAAGCGACGGCAAAAACCGGGTGCTGGTGACCGGCGCCACGGGTTACATCGGGAGTCGCCTGATCCCCCGGTTGCTGGAAGCGGGTTACACCGTGCGGGCCATGGGGCGAGAGATGGGACGGCTCCAGGGGCGCCCCTGGAGTCGTCAGGTGGAGCTGGTGGAAGGGGACGTGCTGAAGCCGGAGACGCTGCCCACAGCCCTGGCGGGAGTCCACACCGCCTACTACCTGATCCACAGCCTGGCCGGCGGCGATGACTTTCACCAGCGGGATCTGGAAGCGGCCCGACACTTTGGCGAAACGGCCCGCCGGGCCGGCGTCCAGCGCCTCATCTACCTGGGCGGACTGGGCGACCCAAGGGCCGACCTCTCCCGGCATCTGCGCTCCCGCCAGGAGACGGGGGATGCGTTGCGGGCGTCGGGCCTTCCGGTGACCGAATTCCGCGCCGCCATCATCGTGGGTTCCGGCAGCATCTCCTTTGAAATGATCCGCAACCTGACCGAACGCCTGCCGGTGATGATCGCACCCCGCTGGGTCTACACCCGCATCCAGCCTATCGCCGTGCGGGACGTCCTGGCCTACCTGGTGGCTGCGCTCACCACCCCGGCCAGCACGGGCCAGATGGTGGAAATCGGCGGGGCGGATGTGCTCACCTACGCGGACATGATGCGCCAATATGCGGAAGAGCGGGGCCTGCGCCGCCTCATCATCCCGGTCCCTGTCCTCACCCCCCGCCTCTCCGCCTACTGGGTCCACTGGATGACCCCCATCAGCGCGGCGGTGGCGCGCCCCCTGATCGAGGGGCTGCGCAACGAGGTGGTGGTCCGGGATGACAGGGCCCGGCGCCTGTTCCCCCAGATCCAGCCCATGACCTACCGGGAGGCCATCCGCCGGGCCCTGGCCCGCCTCCAGGCCGGGGACATCGAAAGCCGCTGGAGCGATGCCCTGGCCAGCAGCCGGGCCACACCGCCCCCGGTGCTGCTCACCATGCAGGAGGGGATGATCGTGGAGCGCCGCCAACTGGATGTGGACCTGCCGCCGGCGCTGCTCTTTCGCCGCATCACAGGGCTGGGCGGCGAACGGGGGTGGGCCTATTGGAACTGGGCCTGGCGGCTGCGGGGAGCATTGGATCGACTGGTGGGTGGGGTGGGTCTACGCCGGGGCCGACGAGATCCGCAAGCCGTGCGGGTGGGGGATACGGTGGATTTCTGGCGGGTGGAAGTGTTGGAGCCAGACCGTCGCCTGCGCCTGCGGGCAGAGATGCGCCTCCCCGGCCAGGCGTGGCTCCAGTTCGACCTGGAGCCCCTGGGCCCCGGGAGGACGCGGCTGGTACAGACGGCCTTCTTCGCGCCCAAGGGTCTGCCCGGCCTGCTCTACTGGTACGGCCTCTACCCGGCCCATGCCTTCATCTTTTCGGGCCTGATCCAGAGCCTGGCCCAGCCGGCCACCCCGGCGGAAGAGGTTTCACGCCAGGGATAA
- a CDS encoding fasciclin domain-containing protein: MKGFTLLALSLVALLVVACAPVAPPATPMAPAETPAAEESVELADIVDTAMAAGNFTTLAAALDAAGLVETLKGEGPFTVFAPTDEAFAALPEGTVESLLADPSGALTEVLLYHVVSGKVMASDVVGLDGQQVETVGGAPITVSVSDGTVMINDATVIAADVEASNGVIHVIDKVLLPPTEEAMPEKTGPEMADIVDTAVAAGNFTTLVTALQAAGLVDTLKGEGPFTVFAPTDEAFAALPEGTVESLLADPSGALTQVLLYHVVSGKVMAADAMALDGQQVETVSGAPITVSVSDGKVMINDATVIAADIEASNGVIHAIDKVLLPPTE, from the coding sequence ATGAAAGGATTTACCCTTCTTGCCCTGAGTCTGGTCGCCCTTCTGGTGGTGGCCTGCGCACCGGTCGCGCCACCAGCCACGCCTATGGCCCCTGCGGAGACACCCGCTGCTGAGGAGTCGGTGGAGCTGGCGGATATTGTGGACACGGCGATGGCGGCGGGGAACTTCACCACCCTGGCGGCGGCCCTGGATGCGGCGGGGCTGGTGGAGACGCTGAAGGGCGAGGGGCCGTTCACGGTCTTTGCGCCCACGGATGAGGCCTTTGCAGCGCTACCCGAGGGGACGGTGGAATCGCTGTTGGCGGACCCGTCGGGGGCGTTGACGGAGGTGCTGCTCTACCACGTGGTGTCGGGCAAGGTGATGGCGTCGGACGTGGTGGGTCTGGATGGCCAGCAGGTGGAGACGGTGGGCGGTGCGCCCATCACGGTGAGCGTCTCTGACGGGACGGTGATGATCAACGACGCCACGGTGATTGCAGCCGACGTGGAGGCCAGCAACGGCGTCATCCACGTCATCGACAAGGTCCTCCTCCCCCCGACGGAGGAGGCCATGCCGGAGAAGACAGGGCCGGAGATGGCGGATATCGTGGACACGGCGGTGGCGGCGGGGAACTTCACCACCCTGGTCACGGCCCTGCAGGCAGCCGGGCTGGTGGATACCCTGAAAGGTGAAGGTCCCTTCACGGTCTTTGCTCCCACGGATGAGGCTTTCGCCGCCCTGCCCGAGGGGACGGTGGAGTCGCTGCTGGCAGACCCCTCGGGTGCCCTGACCCAGGTGCTGCTCTACCACGTGGTGTCGGGCAAGGTGATGGCGGCGGACGCCATGGCTCTGGACGGCCAGCAGGTGGAGACGGTGAGCGGTGCGCCCATCACGGTGAGCGTGTCCGACGGCAAGGTTATGATCAACGATGCCACCGTGATCGCTGCCGACATCGAGGCCAGCAACGGCGTCATCCACGCCATCGACAAGGTCCTCCTGCCACCCACTGAATAA
- a CDS encoding CehA/McbA family metallohydrolase, whose protein sequence is MNFHIQLTRHLTPADQAAGPYVYLPFRLPQPARRLHVAYRYSAAISSDQVHGGNVIDIGLFDPRGHDFPGGAGFRGWSGSARQEFTIGLEEATPGYLPGPLPPGEYQIILGLYRIWEAGAHVDVHVQAELDPTLDATAPAPPSLAPRRLPPLPAPTWLRGDLQSHTVHSDARGTLEQLVARARDLGLDFLAITDHNTVSHHPFLPTLADERLILIPGQEVTTYRGHMNVWGTSRWCDFRCRTDQEMAAVIRLAHAHGGVCSINHPKTGGPPWEYSTDLPVQAMEVWQGPWPHHNAESLALWDRLLAAGRRLPAVGGSDYHCPADKETNFLRLGQPTTWVQVDEPDVAGILSAIVAGRSCISATPDGPRLDLRGEAGGQVAVMGQSLPGQGGEAPVHFTVEVWGGQGRTLRLVADGRPALEQPIRQEQAIVHASLPVARYMRAEVVGDMDPALLPVDAPPVDLRGWRWALSNPIYITGA, encoded by the coding sequence ATGAACTTCCATATCCAGCTGACCCGCCACCTGACGCCGGCCGATCAGGCGGCCGGCCCCTACGTGTATCTGCCCTTTCGGCTGCCCCAGCCGGCCCGCCGCCTCCACGTGGCCTATCGCTACTCCGCGGCCATCTCCTCGGACCAGGTCCACGGCGGCAACGTCATCGATATCGGCCTGTTCGATCCCCGGGGACACGACTTTCCCGGCGGGGCCGGCTTCCGGGGCTGGAGCGGCTCGGCCCGCCAGGAGTTCACCATCGGCCTGGAGGAGGCCACGCCGGGCTACCTGCCCGGCCCCCTGCCGCCGGGGGAATACCAGATCATCCTGGGCCTCTACCGCATCTGGGAGGCCGGCGCCCACGTGGACGTCCACGTTCAGGCCGAACTGGACCCCACCCTGGACGCCACCGCCCCGGCTCCGCCATCACTGGCGCCCCGTCGCCTCCCGCCCCTGCCGGCCCCCACGTGGCTGCGGGGCGACCTGCAGAGCCACACGGTCCACAGCGATGCCCGGGGCACCCTGGAGCAACTGGTGGCCAGGGCCCGGGATCTGGGGCTGGACTTCCTGGCCATCACCGACCACAACACCGTCAGCCACCACCCTTTCCTCCCGACCCTGGCGGACGAGCGCCTGATCCTGATCCCTGGTCAGGAGGTGACCACCTACCGGGGGCACATGAACGTCTGGGGGACGAGCCGCTGGTGCGACTTTCGCTGCCGCACCGACCAGGAGATGGCGGCCGTGATCCGGCTGGCCCATGCCCACGGCGGTGTCTGTTCCATCAACCACCCCAAAACAGGCGGCCCTCCCTGGGAATACAGCACCGATCTGCCCGTGCAGGCCATGGAGGTCTGGCAGGGGCCCTGGCCCCACCACAATGCCGAAAGCCTGGCCTTGTGGGACCGTCTGCTGGCAGCCGGGCGTCGCCTCCCTGCGGTGGGCGGCAGTGACTACCACTGCCCGGCGGACAAAGAAACGAACTTCCTGCGCCTGGGCCAGCCCACCACCTGGGTCCAGGTGGATGAGCCCGACGTGGCCGGCATCCTGTCCGCCATCGTGGCCGGGCGCAGTTGTATCAGCGCCACCCCGGACGGCCCCCGGCTGGATCTGCGGGGGGAGGCCGGCGGACAGGTGGCAGTCATGGGCCAGTCCCTGCCCGGGCAGGGTGGGGAGGCTCCCGTCCACTTCACGGTAGAAGTTTGGGGCGGGCAGGGGCGTACCCTGCGCTTGGTGGCCGACGGACGCCCGGCCCTGGAACAGCCCATCCGCCAGGAGCAGGCCATCGTGCACGCGTCCCTGCCTGTGGCTCGTTACATGCGCGCCGAAGTGGTGGGCGACATGGATCCGGCCCTGCTGCCGGTGGACGCGCCGCCGGTGGACCTGCGGGGATGGCGTTGGGCCCTCTCCAACCCCATCTACATCACGGGGGCCTAA
- a CDS encoding sialidase family protein, which translates to MKLNRYMALLVLFVGMLSVGLILALHQVRAAPAPGGATLLPSAEAAIPAQAHFWTVDNQAEFAQGVLDRVALEPAGTARLDQLWMPDGRVSDANVTDSRFSPRAVWYEADSRWLVVWADERQADHSPDIFLASSADNGLTWSADILVHDNCDPNESPFPECPDHYNPDLAVRAADDTLWVVWHQVEPGTGADEGNIYYAWSQDGGDTWPEDQVGVVTDGPGRQHWPRLATVDGTLYAIWEDEAGDAGDIVIARFNPDTDSTWSSPIPVSEGPAGTEQYGPALAADADGNLYAIWTDNRANTESYGHVFFSRWLAGSTWAAGSWSPAVQLSDEAMDWAIASDVAVAPDGSIYVAWAERVPTGPATYDFQVVVARSGDQGVTWNSTVVHRLVNPGLGFYQGPSLGVAAPDRILVAWLHSPDSQVATSDVLVATSYDQGQHWSLPRRINSQSTVDVDSLPSLAVNEAGRAVVAWQDFRTGSGPQIYATAYPGNRYAPQGSYMGMATPGTAVVWQTLSWTATVPAGTALRLATRAQINDVAGWTPWEFHSSSPAALTYPPAEALQVRAFFSSTLGLDTPVLDSIQVSYETMEATSTEIFLPLVTRGP; encoded by the coding sequence ATGAAGTTGAATCGTTACATGGCTCTCCTGGTTCTATTCGTAGGTATGCTGTCTGTTGGCCTCATTCTGGCCCTCCACCAGGTTCGGGCGGCCCCTGCGCCAGGCGGCGCGACCCTCCTTCCGTCGGCAGAAGCCGCCATCCCAGCCCAGGCGCACTTCTGGACGGTGGATAACCAGGCAGAGTTCGCCCAGGGGGTACTGGACCGGGTCGCCCTGGAGCCTGCGGGCACGGCCCGGCTGGACCAGCTCTGGATGCCGGACGGGCGAGTCAGCGACGCCAATGTGACCGACTCTCGCTTCTCGCCCCGGGCCGTCTGGTACGAAGCGGATAGCCGCTGGCTGGTGGTGTGGGCAGATGAGCGCCAGGCCGATCACTCGCCGGATATCTTCCTGGCCAGCAGTGCCGACAACGGTCTCACCTGGTCTGCCGACATCCTCGTCCACGATAACTGTGATCCCAACGAATCCCCCTTTCCAGAATGTCCGGACCACTACAACCCGGACCTGGCTGTTCGCGCCGCCGACGATACCCTGTGGGTGGTCTGGCATCAGGTGGAGCCAGGTACCGGCGCAGACGAGGGCAATATCTACTACGCCTGGAGCCAGGACGGCGGCGACACCTGGCCAGAGGACCAGGTGGGGGTGGTGACTGACGGGCCGGGCCGGCAGCACTGGCCACGCCTGGCCACGGTGGATGGAACCCTCTACGCCATCTGGGAGGATGAGGCTGGCGACGCCGGCGACATCGTCATTGCCCGCTTCAACCCGGACACCGACAGCACCTGGAGCAGCCCCATCCCTGTGAGTGAGGGTCCTGCCGGTACCGAACAGTATGGCCCTGCGCTGGCGGCAGACGCGGACGGCAACCTCTATGCCATCTGGACCGACAATCGGGCCAACACCGAGAGCTACGGCCACGTCTTTTTCTCTCGCTGGCTTGCGGGCAGCACCTGGGCTGCCGGGAGTTGGAGCCCGGCCGTGCAGTTGAGCGACGAGGCGATGGACTGGGCCATTGCCTCGGATGTGGCCGTCGCGCCGGACGGCTCCATCTATGTGGCGTGGGCAGAGCGGGTGCCCACCGGTCCGGCCACCTACGATTTTCAAGTGGTGGTGGCCCGCAGCGGCGATCAGGGTGTTACGTGGAATTCCACGGTCGTTCACCGCCTGGTCAACCCAGGCCTTGGCTTCTACCAGGGGCCCTCCCTGGGCGTGGCCGCCCCGGATCGCATTCTGGTGGCCTGGCTCCACAGCCCGGATTCCCAGGTGGCCACCTCGGACGTGTTGGTGGCCACCAGCTACGACCAGGGCCAACACTGGAGCCTGCCCCGTCGCATCAACAGCCAGTCCACCGTGGACGTGGATAGCCTGCCGTCCCTGGCGGTGAACGAGGCCGGGCGGGCCGTGGTTGCCTGGCAGGACTTCCGCACCGGTTCTGGTCCCCAGATCTACGCCACAGCCTACCCGGGGAACCGGTACGCACCCCAGGGGAGCTACATGGGGATGGCCACGCCAGGTACCGCCGTCGTCTGGCAGACCCTGTCCTGGACCGCTACTGTGCCCGCGGGGACGGCGTTGAGGCTGGCCACCCGGGCCCAGATCAACGACGTGGCCGGTTGGACGCCCTGGGAGTTCCACAGCAGTTCGCCGGCGGCCCTCACCTACCCGCCCGCAGAGGCACTCCAGGTCCGGGCTTTCTTTTCGTCCACCCTGGGGTTGGACACACCTGTGCTGGATAGCATCCAGGTGAGCTACGAGACGATGGAGGCCACGTCCACGGAGATCTTTTTACCTTTGGTGACACGAGGTCCCTGA
- a CDS encoding DUF6800 family protein, whose translation MAHNRAERFREIRRRRRRKEKLKKLKARLAEARSESERARIIEKIRRISPFSPIPEKRA comes from the coding sequence ATGGCCCATAACCGTGCGGAACGTTTTCGAGAGATCCGGCGGCGACGGCGCCGGAAGGAAAAACTCAAAAAACTGAAGGCCCGACTCGCCGAAGCCCGTAGCGAGTCGGAGCGGGCCCGGATCATTGAAAAGATCCGCCGCATCAGCCCCTTTTCCCCCATTCCGGAGAAGCGTGCCTGA
- a CDS encoding IPT/TIG domain-containing protein, whose protein sequence is MKRIDLSHLWRLLLALALAGLPLLPTAPVRASPTDTPVPLVSDSLNEWTLGGGQLYWAYRCYGGEFRGDAYLKRRPVYGGLQRTLSTTNPTFCYTFISMAADDTGLYYYDQDEGRFEFRPSGSPGDPPTVVLVTPQGPVIGDIAIDGDYLYWINAHISSGQLRGDILRTRKDGSGGLETVVSNLLNPGDVLVRNGLVYFLDASGLSSIDCSSFPCTDRQLLASSNGGRYLHFAIGSLVGSYSIYWVEQSSPNKIRRWSCELVLTPSPGIECRNQTLYTAPSASWSIYQPVVQGGNLFFAERFSQIGEISDGRIKRMPASGGTAEEIVANVADINYRLFADSTYLYFARLGSGTSGIYRLPLDAAAITRDLAADALEVTQAIQNLANQAPLVADRSTYVRAYARQLNGPMARNVEARLHGTRGGSPLPGSPLAPLNGARPLSTGTGYNRANLDDGWLFRLPSSWRSAGTITLRLVVDPQQIYSDTNLGNNELSRTVNFTGKAPVCTVYVPVRTHSPYASTGDPNFWPMVNLAERLWPTPGYWSYYQTEDIAETQVCWWGPFPHPCFGPYELPDDTWKVLTSLNIRDFFSDDPDACDNAGAKTHYVGMVHPSTNTNEGGGTVLGSAYRNDNVAWVKFPPHTPTSSNSPYWPDAGVTLGHELGHNQGRRHVDCGGPASPDPGYPYPTNQIANTGADSYYGFDPKTRTPIEPDDAADYMSYCDPPWTSDYTWRAIFNTVSTAAASLPEADLSTAAAAVFVTGGVNPTTATGTLNYAWVYPTMAMSAGMLEKWQQATAGLQAADRQAEDIRLRLLGPDGTVLADQPVTLLESDDHDTETQAFILTFPAPDASVARVELVMDGTVLDSREPGLTFPSVSVQQPAGGEVISDTLTLQWQAADPDPGDALLFNVQYSPDDGATWFSLLTDLAGSPESNTVSLTLSELTIPASLPNQARIRVAASDGYHTTLAQSAGFTVTNRRPQAFIAAPTEGDSFQPGQPIILQGAATDVEDGGLPDSALSWTLNGQPVGTGQEVVVDGLGPGSYQAVLTATDSDGATGTAQVNFQIRPLGIPLGSAPTLDGFCDDPAYAAGIQLPLAPYGDGTQAQVTLLRSSGHLWACFSNMARGSGSPIAFAGVRVDVNNSRDSLAQVDDYGFFVGEDGGHYTYSGDGAGGFNSPGPGGLAAHISATSAAWHAELRIDADVLGGWNHLVSLNLGHYWVQFQGDDYEWPYDTGYNQPNTWALAALGTLPVLTRLEPDAAEAGSGQLSLVVQGENFQDGAVVRWGGMDLSTQFGSSSVVTATVPAVQLAAPGTVDVTVRNPDGADLVSNALPFVVSSPTPTITGLSPSTARAGGSGLTLTVDGQQFLDGATVLWSGTPLPTTYVGGTQLSATVTPALMALGGEVGITVRNPGPNGPTSSPARLTLLSDQIFLPVIAR, encoded by the coding sequence ATGAAACGCATCGACCTTTCGCATCTCTGGCGCCTGTTGTTGGCCCTGGCGCTGGCAGGCCTGCCGCTGCTCCCCACCGCCCCTGTGCGGGCTTCGCCCACGGATACGCCCGTCCCCCTGGTGAGCGACAGCCTCAACGAATGGACCCTGGGCGGCGGCCAGCTCTACTGGGCTTACCGCTGCTACGGCGGCGAGTTTCGAGGAGATGCCTACCTGAAGCGACGACCAGTTTACGGGGGGCTGCAGCGTACCCTCTCGACCACCAATCCTACTTTCTGTTACACTTTTATCTCCATGGCCGCGGATGACACCGGCCTCTACTACTACGACCAGGATGAGGGTCGTTTTGAGTTTCGCCCCAGCGGCTCACCCGGGGATCCGCCCACGGTGGTGCTGGTCACCCCCCAGGGACCTGTCATAGGCGACATCGCCATTGACGGGGACTACCTCTACTGGATCAACGCCCACATCTCCAGTGGCCAGCTACGCGGGGACATCCTGCGCACCCGCAAGGACGGCAGCGGAGGGCTGGAGACGGTGGTCTCCAACCTGCTGAACCCGGGGGACGTGTTGGTCAGAAACGGCCTGGTCTATTTCCTGGACGCCAGCGGCCTTTCATCCATCGACTGTAGCAGTTTCCCCTGCACGGACCGCCAGTTGCTGGCCAGCAGCAACGGCGGCCGCTACCTCCACTTCGCCATCGGAAGCCTGGTGGGCAGTTACTCCATCTACTGGGTGGAACAGAGCTCGCCCAATAAAATCCGGCGTTGGTCGTGTGAGTTGGTTCTCACCCCCTCGCCGGGCATTGAGTGTAGGAACCAGACCCTCTACACCGCCCCCAGCGCCTCCTGGTCCATTTACCAGCCGGTGGTCCAGGGCGGCAACCTTTTCTTCGCGGAACGCTTTTCCCAGATCGGCGAAATATCCGACGGCCGCATTAAACGGATGCCTGCCTCGGGGGGCACGGCCGAGGAGATCGTGGCCAACGTGGCCGACATCAACTATCGTCTTTTCGCCGACAGCACCTACCTCTATTTCGCCCGGCTCGGCTCTGGGACTTCCGGGATCTACCGCCTGCCCCTGGACGCCGCGGCCATCACCCGGGATCTGGCTGCCGATGCCCTGGAAGTGACCCAGGCCATCCAGAACCTGGCCAACCAGGCGCCCCTGGTAGCCGATCGCAGCACCTATGTGCGCGCCTATGCCCGTCAACTCAACGGACCCATGGCCCGCAACGTGGAGGCCCGGCTCCACGGCACCCGGGGTGGTTCCCCCCTGCCCGGCTCGCCCCTGGCGCCCCTGAACGGTGCCCGCCCCCTGAGCACCGGCACAGGTTACAACCGGGCCAACCTGGACGACGGCTGGCTTTTCCGCCTGCCGTCCAGCTGGCGTTCGGCCGGCACCATCACCCTGCGCCTGGTGGTGGATCCCCAACAGATCTACAGCGACACCAACCTGGGCAACAACGAGCTCTCCCGCACGGTCAACTTCACCGGCAAGGCGCCGGTCTGCACCGTCTATGTCCCGGTGCGCACCCACTCGCCCTACGCCTCCACCGGTGACCCCAACTTCTGGCCCATGGTGAACCTGGCCGAGCGGCTCTGGCCCACGCCCGGCTACTGGTCCTACTACCAGACCGAGGACATCGCCGAGACCCAGGTCTGCTGGTGGGGGCCGTTTCCGCACCCTTGCTTCGGCCCCTACGAACTGCCCGACGACACCTGGAAGGTGCTCACCTCCCTCAATATCCGGGACTTCTTCAGCGACGATCCCGATGCCTGCGACAATGCCGGGGCCAAGACCCACTACGTGGGCATGGTGCACCCTTCCACCAACACCAACGAGGGCGGGGGCACGGTTCTGGGGTCAGCCTATCGCAACGACAACGTGGCCTGGGTCAAGTTCCCGCCCCACACCCCTACCAGCTCCAACAGCCCCTACTGGCCGGACGCAGGCGTCACCCTGGGGCATGAGCTGGGCCACAATCAGGGCCGTCGCCATGTGGACTGCGGCGGGCCGGCCAGCCCTGACCCCGGCTACCCCTACCCGACCAACCAGATCGCCAACACCGGCGCCGACAGCTACTACGGCTTCGACCCCAAGACCCGCACCCCCATCGAGCCCGACGACGCGGCCGACTACATGTCCTACTGTGACCCGCCCTGGACCAGCGACTACACCTGGCGGGCCATCTTCAACACGGTAAGCACCGCGGCCGCCAGCCTGCCCGAGGCAGACCTGAGCACCGCCGCGGCCGCGGTCTTCGTCACCGGCGGCGTCAACCCCACCACGGCCACCGGCACCCTGAACTACGCCTGGGTCTACCCCACCATGGCCATGAGCGCAGGGATGCTGGAGAAGTGGCAGCAGGCCACTGCCGGCCTGCAGGCAGCCGACCGCCAGGCAGAGGACATCCGTCTCCGCCTGCTGGGGCCCGATGGCACGGTCCTGGCCGACCAGCCGGTCACCCTGCTGGAGAGCGATGACCATGACACCGAGACCCAGGCGTTCATCCTCACCTTCCCCGCGCCGGATGCCTCGGTGGCCCGGGTGGAGCTGGTCATGGACGGCACCGTGCTGGACAGCCGGGAGCCCGGCCTCACCTTTCCCTCGGTGAGTGTCCAGCAGCCGGCCGGCGGCGAGGTCATCAGCGATACCCTGACCCTCCAGTGGCAGGCCGCCGACCCGGACCCGGGCGATGCCCTGCTCTTCAACGTCCAGTACAGCCCCGATGATGGCGCTACCTGGTTCTCCCTGCTGACCGACCTGGCCGGCTCGCCGGAGAGCAACACGGTGAGCCTCACCCTGAGCGAATTGACCATCCCTGCCAGCCTGCCCAATCAGGCCCGCATCCGGGTGGCCGCCAGCGACGGCTACCATACCACCCTGGCCCAGTCCGCCGGCTTCACCGTCACCAACCGCCGGCCCCAGGCCTTCATCGCTGCCCCCACCGAGGGGGATAGCTTCCAGCCCGGCCAGCCCATCATCCTGCAGGGCGCGGCGACGGACGTGGAGGACGGCGGCCTGCCGGACAGCGCCCTGAGCTGGACCCTCAACGGCCAGCCGGTGGGCACGGGCCAGGAGGTCGTCGTGGACGGCCTGGGGCCGGGCAGCTACCAGGCCGTGCTCACGGCTACCGACAGCGACGGTGCCACCGGCACGGCCCAGGTCAATTTCCAGATCCGCCCCCTGGGCATTCCCCTGGGGAGCGCGCCCACCCTGGACGGCTTCTGCGACGACCCGGCCTATGCCGCCGGAATCCAGCTGCCCCTGGCGCCCTACGGCGACGGCACCCAGGCCCAGGTCACCCTCCTGCGCAGCAGCGGCCATCTCTGGGCCTGTTTCAGCAACATGGCCCGGGGCAGCGGTTCGCCCATCGCCTTCGCCGGTGTGCGGGTGGATGTGAACAACAGCCGGGACAGCCTGGCCCAGGTCGACGACTACGGATTCTTCGTGGGGGAGGATGGCGGCCACTACACCTACAGCGGGGACGGCGCCGGCGGCTTCAACAGCCCCGGGCCGGGCGGGCTGGCGGCCCACATCAGCGCCACCAGCGCGGCCTGGCACGCGGAGCTGCGCATCGACGCCGATGTGCTGGGCGGCTGGAACCACCTGGTGAGCCTCAACCTGGGCCACTACTGGGTCCAGTTCCAGGGGGATGACTACGAGTGGCCCTACGACACGGGCTACAACCAGCCCAACACCTGGGCCCTGGCCGCCCTAGGCACCCTGCCGGTGCTCACCCGGCTGGAGCCGGACGCCGCGGAGGCCGGCAGCGGCCAGCTCTCCCTGGTGGTCCAGGGCGAGAACTTCCAGGACGGCGCGGTGGTCCGCTGGGGCGGCATGGATCTGAGCACCCAGTTCGGCAGCAGCAGCGTGGT